One genomic window of Cydia fagiglandana chromosome 20, ilCydFagi1.1, whole genome shotgun sequence includes the following:
- the LOC134674576 gene encoding vacuole membrane protein 1: protein MVTTRRARNQTNARLSEAVLRPNSVSENGRARQNLNPEVLAAMSKEQLRAECRKRGQRATGNKNELLARLGYYKLAAAQADTEQRARNGLHNPHPKEIRIRSKENMDSDSNLVLWRRPITTLEYFFKELFALTSAGLQRLFAYKLLALLIVLIITGTTVSYHISGPHQPYVHLIISTLAWWGWWVILGVCSSVGLGTGLHTFLLYLGPHIARVTLAAYECGGLNFPEPPYPNDIICPAEIDPNNAVSIWNIMAKVRVESMMWGIGTALGELPPYFMARAARLSGGSVAELNIDDESTMSRAKKTVQKLVEQIGFIGILACASIPNPLFDLAGLTCGHFLVPFWTFFGATVLGKAVIKMHIQKMFVIVSFNETLVGQVLTWVERIPYIGPKLEAPLLEFLRNQKARLHKNDSALPENSGSVLSSLLEKFVLAMVLYFVVSIVNALAQNYNKRNGKKKGKKRE from the exons ATGGTTACAACGAGACGAGCGCGTAATCAGACTAACGCCCGGCTATCCGAGGCTGTTTTGCGTCCAAATTCCGTATCCGAAAATGGAAGAGCTCGCCAGAACTTGAACCCAGAAGTGTTGGCTGCAATGAGCAAAGAACAACTGCGTGCTGAGTGCAGGAAACGCGGACAACGGGCTACGGGCAACAAAAATGAGCTG CTAGCCCGTCTCGGGTATTACAAGCTGGCGGCGGCGCAGGCCGACACGGAGCAGCGCGCGCGCAACGGGCTGCACAACCCCCACCCTAAAGAGATTAG AATAAGGAGCAAGGAGAACATGGATTCAGACAGCAATCTGGTGTTATGGCGGCGACCCATCACCACACTAGAATACTTCTTCAAAGAGCTTTTCGCGCTCACCTCCGCCGGACTCcaaag ATTATTCGCGTACAAACTTCTGGCTTTATTAATAGTATTGATTATCACCGGTACGACGGTGTCCTACCACATAAGCGGGCCTCATCAGCCATATGTacat CTAATAATATCAACACTAGCTTGGTGGGGCTGGTGGGTGATCCTGGGCGTGTGCAGTTCCGTAGGCCTCGGGACCGGCCTCCACACATTCCTACTGTATCTGGGGCCTCACATCGCGCGGGTTACTCTCGCCGCGTACGAGTGCGGCGGCCTCAACTTCCCCGAACCGCCTTACCCTAACGA CATAATCTGCCCAGCAGAAATCGACCCCAACAACGCCGTGTCCATATGGAACATCATGGCCAAAGTGCGCGTCGAGTCCATGATGTGGGGCATCGGTACTGCGCTGGGAGAACTGCCTCCGTACTTCATGGCGAGGGCAGCGCGACTGTCTGGCGGCAGTGTGGCGGAGCTCAATATAGATGACGAATCCACTATGAGCAG AGCAAAGAAAACAGTACAAAAGCTAGTCGAGCAGATCGGCTTCATCGGCATCCTAGCCTGCGCGTCAATACCTAACCCACTGTTCGACCTCGCCGGGCTTACCTGTGGGCACTTCCTCGTACCGTTCTGGACGTTCTTCGGAGCCACAGTGCTGGGCAAGGCGGTCATTAAGATGCACATACAGAAGATGTTCGTTATTGTGTCCTTCAATGAGACTCTTGTTGG GCAAGTCCTAACCTGGGTGGAGCGGATACCCTACATCGGGCCCAAGCTCGAAGCTCCCCTCCTCGAATTCCTCCGCAACCAGAAGGCGAGACTACACAAAAACGACTCCGCACTGCCCGAGAACTCGGGCTCCGTACTCTCTAGTTTACTTGAGAAGTTCGTGCTGGCGATGGTGCTGTACTTTGTGGTGTCGATAGTGAACGCTCTGGCGCAGAATTATAACAAGCGGAACGGGAAGAAGAAAGGGAAGAAAAGGGAATAG
- the LOC134674565 gene encoding small ribosomal subunit protein uS15m encodes MLRRLTTTIIQSRGIKHQVKFKWVRPEYVPAYKPAKSGDLEGLPPIPEMSLGHEYSLSEEAKDAPESVNKIFSAAFLGNKQHNELVKQELVNRVRRHGYDDNTAETKIAKLTAKIRCLQVTMEKFPRNVLAKKTVQEMIDRRKKLLKYLRTYDYKKFEWLLEQLNIEYKAHPESHHKLSRKESLRRLTEMHCDDIRNEKLSNYRNLLESQQGPFLREKLEALKFIRSEQIDLQLNITVSEQDIKKVEDQLKEWTVKDEIKQQAKKKKKNLIADLD; translated from the exons ATGTTACGCCGCCTTACAACTACTATCATACAATCACGCGGTATAAAACACCAAGTGAAATTCAAATGGGTGAGACCCGAATATGTACCAGCTTACAAACCGGCCAAATCTGGCGACTTAGAAGGTCTTCCGCCGATTCCAGAGATGTCTTTAGGTCATGAGTATTCTCTAAGTGAAGAAGCTAAGGA TGCCCCAGAATCTGTGAACAAAATATTCTCAGCAGCATTCCTAGGCAATAAGCAGCATAACGAATTGGTGAAGCAGGAACTCGTGAACAGAGTCAGGAGGCATGGTTACGATGATAATACTGCCGAGACAAAGA ttgcaAAGCTTACTGCGAAAATTCGTTGTCTTCAAGTCACCATGGAAAAGTTTCCAAGAAATGTTCTTGCAAAG AAAACTGTGCAAGAGATGATAGACAGGAGGAAGAAACTGTTGAAGTATCTTCGCACATATGACTACAAGAAGTTTGAGTGGCTCTTGGAGCAGTTAAATATAGAATACAAGGCACATCCAGA GTCTCATCACAAGCTGTCTCGTAAAGAATCCTTGAGAAGACTAACAGAAATGCATTGCGATGATATTCGCAATGAAAAACTTTCAAACTACCGTAACCTGCTAGAGAGTCAACAGGGGCCCTTCCTCAGGGAGAAACTAGAAGCACTAAAGTTTATCCGGAGTGAACAGATCGATTTACAGCTTAATATCACGGTCTCAGAACAAGATATCAAGAAAGTGGAAGATCAGTTAAAAGAATGGACAGTCAAAGATGAAATAAAACAACAGGccaagaaaaagaagaagaatttGATTGCCGACTTGGATTAA